The following proteins are co-located in the Verrucomicrobiota bacterium JB022 genome:
- a CDS encoding alpha/beta hydrolase, with translation MLLTPILRRWLRLVLPLALVVPVRAEFTPPEVPAGWRYHHDVEIGKVGDVVLRLELVAPEDKPPEPLPVIVYIHGGGWNHGSKDAHGKRLAGMARRGYVGVAISYRFAPKHSYPAQMEDVLAAIRFLKAHAAQYHVDPSRINLWGSSAGGHLASLAGVTANNPDVNYATHGLWEGEDVNVFAVVDFCGPNSNFLGAMANQSGSLSKFLGARSQSIPEKSREAMPITHVDAEDPPFFVAHGDADRTVPVTWSRDFVQALKDAGARVEYHELPGGGHNLSATHPEAQDLAYAFLDRLNFPERVSLVPH, from the coding sequence ATGCTCCTTACCCCTATCTTGCGCCGCTGGCTGCGGCTGGTCTTGCCTCTTGCCTTGGTCGTTCCCGTGCGGGCCGAATTTACGCCGCCAGAGGTGCCGGCCGGCTGGCGCTACCACCACGATGTCGAGATCGGCAAGGTCGGGGATGTCGTGCTGCGGCTGGAGCTGGTGGCACCGGAGGACAAGCCGCCAGAGCCCCTGCCGGTGATCGTCTACATCCACGGCGGCGGCTGGAACCACGGGAGTAAGGACGCGCACGGTAAGCGACTGGCGGGGATGGCACGGCGTGGCTACGTGGGCGTGGCGATCAGCTACCGCTTTGCGCCCAAGCACAGCTACCCGGCACAAATGGAAGACGTGCTGGCGGCGATCCGCTTCCTCAAGGCCCATGCGGCGCAATACCATGTCGACCCGTCGCGGATCAACCTCTGGGGCTCCTCGGCGGGCGGGCACCTCGCATCACTCGCCGGGGTGACGGCTAACAACCCCGACGTGAACTACGCGACTCACGGCCTCTGGGAAGGGGAGGACGTGAACGTGTTTGCGGTGGTCGACTTCTGCGGCCCCAACAGCAACTTCCTCGGCGCCATGGCGAATCAGTCGGGCAGCCTGAGCAAGTTTCTCGGCGCACGCTCCCAATCCATCCCCGAGAAGTCCCGCGAAGCGATGCCGATTACGCACGTGGACGCGGAAGACCCGCCGTTCTTTGTCGCCCATGGTGATGCCGACCGCACGGTCCCCGTCACCTGGAGCCGCGACTTTGTGCAAGCCTTGAAAGACGCCGGGGCTCGCGTGGAATATCACGAGTTGCCCGGCGGCGGCCACAACCTGAGTGCCACCCACCCCGAGGCGCAGGATTTGGCCTACGCCTTCCTCGACCGGCTGAATTTCCCGGAACGGGTGTCGTTAGTGCCTCATTGA